The nucleotide sequence GATTCCGGTCGAGCTGGTCTGGTCGCCGAAGGTCAACAGCCTGCCGGGTGAATACCGTGTCGGTTACTACAAGAGCACGGCCGATGCCAATGACGTCCTTGAAGACGACAACGGTGACAACGCCGCGACCACCGGCAACGCCTATCGCAGCCACAACAGCAAGCACGGCTACTGGTTCGTGGCGCAACAACAACTCACCACCCACAACGGTGATGCGTCCCGCGGCCTGAACATCGCAGCCAACGCGACCTTCCACGACAAGGACACCAACTTCGTCGACAACTACCAGTCGTTGATGTTCGTGTACAAGGGGCCGTTCGATGCGCGTCCGAAAGACGACGTCGGCATCGGTTTCTCTCGTATCCATGTCAACGACGACGTGAAGAAAAACGCCGAGCTGACCAACGATGCCAATGGCGTGACCGACTACAACGACCCGCTGTTCGCACCGCTGCGTACCACTGAGTACAACTACGAGATCAACTACGGTTTCCACGTCACCAACTGGCTCACCGTGCGTCCAAACCTGCAGTACATCACTCACCCAGGTGGTGTGGATGAAGTGGACAACGCGCTGGTGGCCGGCCTGAAAATTCAGTCGGTGTTCTAACGTTGTTGCGATAAGCTCCTCTCTATGTGCGCATATTTGCGGACAGCCAAGGCTGTCCGCTTTTTTTTGGGGAGTGCTTGGCTGGAGTAGAACCTGTGGCGAGGGGATTTATCCCCGCTGGGTTGCGCAGCAACCCCTGTTGTTTTACCTGCAACATCGCTGTGGCTGATTTGCCTGGGGGGCTGCTGCGCAGCCCAGCGGGGATAAATCCCCTCGCCACAAAAAACCGCCATGCCCAGTTGAGTATTGAATGATTTCCAGGACCGCGGCCCATGCATGAGCATCCGCTACAACGCTTCTTCAGATCCTTGCGCGAGCGCCCGGTGTTCGCGTGGGAGCGCTATCGGCAGCGCGATGTGCTGGTGATCGATCATCCCCTGTGCCAGGCGGTGTTCAGTCGCCAGGGCGCACAGTTGCTGCACTTCCAGCCCCGTGGGCAGAAACCCTGGTTGTGGTGCGCGGCCAAATGGCCCCAGGTCGGAGCGATACGGGGTGGGGTGCCGGTGTGCTGGCCGTGGTATGGCCGTCATCCGAGTGAAAACGCCTGGCCGTCCCATGGCTGGGCGCGGTTGATCGACTGGAAGCTGCTGGACAGCCGCAGCGACGACGACGGCGTGCATCTGCATTGGCAATTGCAACTGTGCGACTGGCAGGTGGACTTGCACGCGGACCTTGGCGAGCGCATGGAACTGCGCTTGAGCACCGAGCATCAGGACAGCCTGCCGTGCCAGTTGAGCCAGGCTTTGCATGCCTACTGGCGTATCGGTGACGTTGGTGAGGTAGCGCTGTCTGGGCTCGAAGGCGCGCAAGGTTACGACCAATTGAACCGTGCGGTGTGCCAGCAGGAAGGCGAGTTGCGGGTCGATGGCGGCTGCCAGCGGGTGTTCCAGCACGAAGGCGAATTGCAGCTCAAGGACCACGCCTGGCAGCGAGCACTGTGCATCGATACCGGCGACAGTGCCGACACCGTGGTGTGGCATCCCGGTACCCGGCCATTACTGGGGGTGAGTTGGGATGAAGTCAGTGAGTTTGTCTGCGTCGAAGCGGCCAGCGGCGGCACCGACAGCCTGTGCCTGGCGCCGGGGGAGCGGGCGCACCTGAGTTTGCAGGCGCGGGTGGGGGCTTAGGTCGGGATATCGGGTGCGGCGACTGGCCCTATCGCGAGCGGGCTCGCACACAGTGGATCTTCACTGGACACAATAATTGTGTTCGAAGCAGATCAGTGTGGGAGCGAGCCTGCTCGCGATGACGGCCTGTCAGGCAACAGAGCCCTGGAGCTCGATCAGTTGAACTCATCCCCTACCGGATACCGGCTGGCGTTCAGGCTTTCCTTGATCTTGCGCAGGTGCGGCTGGAAATCCACACCCCGGCGCAGGGTCATGCCGGTGGCGAGCACATCCAGCACGGTGAGCTGGATGATCCGCGAGGTCATCGGCATGTAGATGTCGGTGTCTTCGGGTAGGGGAATGTTCAGGCTCAAGGTGCTGGCCTTGGCCAGGGGAGAGTTTTCAGCCGTGAGGCCGAGCACTGAAGCGCCATTTTCCCGGGCGATGCGAGCCACCTCCACCAGTTCGCGGGTGCGGCCGGTGTAGGAAATGATCACGAACAGCTCACCGGTGTGGGCCACCGAGGCGATCATGCGTTGCATCAGCACGTCGGCGTGGGCGGTCACCGCCAGGTTGAAGCGGAAAAACTTGTGCTGGGCATCCAGCGCCACCGGGGCCGAGGCGCCGAGGCCGAAGAAGTGGATCTGTCGGGCCTGGATCAGTAGGTCCACGGCACGGCTGATCAAATTTGGATCAAGTGCCTGACAGGCGCTGTCCAACGAAGCAATGGCACTGCCAAAGATTTTCTGGGTGTAGGCTTCCGGATTGTCGTCGGCCTCTACCGCGCGGCTGACGTAAGCGGCGCCGCTGGCCAGGCTCTGGGCCAGTTGCAGCTTGAGCTCCGGGTAGCCGCTGACGCCGAACGAACGGCAGAAACGGTTGACCGTGGGCTCGCTGACCGACGCGGCCTGGGCGAGGGCGGCGATGCTGAAACGGGTGGCCTGCTGTGGGTTGAGCAGGATCACCTCGGCCACCTTGCGTTCTGCCTTGTTCAGGTCTTCAAGGCGACTCTGGATCTGCTCCAGTAAATTTCGCACGCGGTCCATAGAGGATTCCTAGAAAGACGGGTCTTTGATACGACCCTTTGCGGTGGCCTATCCTACTGATGGCTCCGACGGACCACCACTCGGAATCAGTATTTTCGGAAAATGTTGTGGTTATTACTACATTTTTCCTTGAGTGATGCCTTGAAAAAAGGTATTTGTAGCCTAACTTGATAAAAGAACAAACATCATGCCTTCGATTACGGTTGAACCGTGCACCTTTGCCTTGTTCGGCGCGCTGGGCGATCTGGCCCTGCGCAAGCTGTTTCCTGCCCTTTATCAACTCGACGGCGCCGGCCTGTTGCACGAGGACACGCGAATCATCGCGCTGGCCCGTGAACCCGGCAGCGAGCAGCAGCACCTGGCCTTCATCGCCACCGAACTGCGCCGCTACGTGGGCGACAAGGACCTGGACGAAGCCGTGCTCGAGCGCTTCATGGCGCGACTGTCCTACCTGCATGTGGATTTCCTCAAGGCCGACGATTATGTCGCCCTGGCCGAGCAGATTGGCCCGGCCCAGCAGGTCATTGCCTATTTCGCCACGCCAGCGGCGGTGTACGGGTCGATCTGCGAGAACCTGGCGAAAGTCGGCTTGAGCGAAAACACCCGTGTGGTGCTGGAGAAACCCATCGGCTCGGACCTGGAATCCTCGCGCAAGGTCAACGACGCCGTGGCGCAGTTCTTCCCGGAGAACCGCACCTACCGCATCGACCATTACCTGGGCAAAGAGACGGTGCAGAACCTGATCGCGCTGCGGTTTGCCAACAGCCTGTTCGAAACCCAGTGGAACCAGCATTACATTTCCCACGTGGAAATCACCGTGGCCGAGAAGGTCGGCATCGAAGGCCGCTGGGGCTATTTCGACAAGGCTGGCCAGCTGCGGGACATGATCCAGAATCACCTGTTGCAGTTGCTGTGCCTGATCGCCATGGACCCGCCGGCCGAGCTGTCCGCCGACAGTATCCGCGACGAGAAGGTCAAGGTGCTCAAGGCCTTGGCGCCGATCAGCCCGGAAGGCCTGACCACCCAAGTGGTGCGCGGCCAGTACATTGCCGGCCACAGCGAAGGCAAGGCCGTGCCCGGCTACCTGGAAGAGCCCAACTCCAACACCCAGAGCGACACCGAAACCTTCGTCGCCCTGCGCGCCGACATTCGCAACTGGCGCTGGGCCGGGGTGCCGTTCTACCTGCGCACCGGCAAGCGCATGCCGCAGAAGCTGTCGCAGATCGTCATTCACTTCAAGGAACCGTCCCACTACATCTTCGCTCCCGAGCAGCGCTTGCAGATCAGCAACAAACTGATCATCCGCCTGCAACCGGACGAAGGCATTTCCCTGCGGGTGATGACCAAGGAGCAAGGCCTGGACAAGGGCATGCAATTGCGCAGCGGTCCTTTGCAACTCAACTTTTCCGACACCTGGCGTAGCGCGCGGATCCCCGATGCCTACGAGCGGTTGTTGCTGGAAGTCATGAACGGCAATCAGAACCTGTTTGTCCGTAAAGATGAAATCGAAGCCGCGTGGACGTGGTGTGACCAGCTGATCGCCGGATGGAAAAAATCCGGTGATGCGCCCAAGCCGTACGCGGCCGGGTCCTGGGGGCCGATGAGCTCCATTGCACTGATCACGCGGGACGGGAGGTCATGGTATGGCGATATCTGAAGTGAAACTGCCCCAGGGCGTCAGCGCCCAGGCATTCAAGAGCCCGGTGCTGCTGGCTGAAGGCCTGGCATTGAAAGTGGCCGAGCAATTGCGCGTGGCGATCGACGCGCGTGGCACGGCGGTCCTGGTGGTGTCCGGCGGGCGCAGCCCGGTGGCGTTTTTCCAGAGCCTGGCCAAGCAGGCGCTGGACTGGCCGAAGGTGGTGGTGAGCCTCGCCGACGAGCGTTGGGTACCGGTTGAACATGCCGACAGCAACGCCGGCCTGCTCAAGCGTTACCTTTTGCAAGGTGCGGCGGCCAAGGCCCAGTTCCTGAGCCTCTACAGCGCCAGTGCCAACCTGGAGGCCGCCGCCGAACAGGCAGATCGCCTGCTGGCCGAGCTGCCGCCCATCGATGTGCTGGTGTTGGGCATGGGCGACGACGGGCACACCGCCTCGTTGTTCCCCGACAGCCCGAACCTGGCAGAAGCATTGGATGCCCAGGGCGCTCGTCGTTGCTGGCCAATGCTGGCGCCGACCGTGCCGCACCAGCGCCTGACCATGAGCCGCGCCTTGCTGGCCTCGGCCAGACACAAAGTGCTGGCGATTTCCGGTCAATCGAAATTGACCACCCTGAACGCTGCGGTGGCCGGTGACAACGTCGCCGAAATGCCGATCCGCGCGTTTTTGCAACCTACGTTAGAGATTTACTGGTGCCCATGAACCAAGGATCAGCCGCTATGACAACCCTATCCCCGACCGTTTCCATGGCGGACAAAGTTACCCTGATCGACGAACTGTGCGCCAAGGCGCGGATCCTGCCGGTCATCACCATCGCCCGCGAACAGGACATCCTGCCCCTGGCCGATGCCCTGGCGGCCGGTGGCCTGACGGCGCTGGAAGTGACCTTGCGTTCCCAGTTCGGCCTCAAGGCCATCCAGGTGTTGTGCGAGCAGCGTCCGGAGCTGGTGACCGGTGCCGGTACGGTGCTCGACCGCCAGATGCTGGCGGCTGCCGAGGCGGCCGGTTCGCAGTTCATCGTGACCCCGGGCATCACCCGTGACTTGCTCGAAGCCAGT is from Pseudomonas sp. B21-056 and encodes:
- a CDS encoding D-hexose-6-phosphate mutarotase; this encodes MHEHPLQRFFRSLRERPVFAWERYRQRDVLVIDHPLCQAVFSRQGAQLLHFQPRGQKPWLWCAAKWPQVGAIRGGVPVCWPWYGRHPSENAWPSHGWARLIDWKLLDSRSDDDGVHLHWQLQLCDWQVDLHADLGERMELRLSTEHQDSLPCQLSQALHAYWRIGDVGEVALSGLEGAQGYDQLNRAVCQQEGELRVDGGCQRVFQHEGELQLKDHAWQRALCIDTGDSADTVVWHPGTRPLLGVSWDEVSEFVCVEAASGGTDSLCLAPGERAHLSLQARVGA
- a CDS encoding MurR/RpiR family transcriptional regulator, yielding MRNLLEQIQSRLEDLNKAERKVAEVILLNPQQATRFSIAALAQAASVSEPTVNRFCRSFGVSGYPELKLQLAQSLASGAAYVSRAVEADDNPEAYTQKIFGSAIASLDSACQALDPNLISRAVDLLIQARQIHFFGLGASAPVALDAQHKFFRFNLAVTAHADVLMQRMIASVAHTGELFVIISYTGRTRELVEVARIARENGASVLGLTAENSPLAKASTLSLNIPLPEDTDIYMPMTSRIIQLTVLDVLATGMTLRRGVDFQPHLRKIKESLNASRYPVGDEFN
- the zwf gene encoding glucose-6-phosphate dehydrogenase; translated protein: MPSITVEPCTFALFGALGDLALRKLFPALYQLDGAGLLHEDTRIIALAREPGSEQQHLAFIATELRRYVGDKDLDEAVLERFMARLSYLHVDFLKADDYVALAEQIGPAQQVIAYFATPAAVYGSICENLAKVGLSENTRVVLEKPIGSDLESSRKVNDAVAQFFPENRTYRIDHYLGKETVQNLIALRFANSLFETQWNQHYISHVEITVAEKVGIEGRWGYFDKAGQLRDMIQNHLLQLLCLIAMDPPAELSADSIRDEKVKVLKALAPISPEGLTTQVVRGQYIAGHSEGKAVPGYLEEPNSNTQSDTETFVALRADIRNWRWAGVPFYLRTGKRMPQKLSQIVIHFKEPSHYIFAPEQRLQISNKLIIRLQPDEGISLRVMTKEQGLDKGMQLRSGPLQLNFSDTWRSARIPDAYERLLLEVMNGNQNLFVRKDEIEAAWTWCDQLIAGWKKSGDAPKPYAAGSWGPMSSIALITRDGRSWYGDI
- the pgl gene encoding 6-phosphogluconolactonase; its protein translation is MAISEVKLPQGVSAQAFKSPVLLAEGLALKVAEQLRVAIDARGTAVLVVSGGRSPVAFFQSLAKQALDWPKVVVSLADERWVPVEHADSNAGLLKRYLLQGAAAKAQFLSLYSASANLEAAAEQADRLLAELPPIDVLVLGMGDDGHTASLFPDSPNLAEALDAQGARRCWPMLAPTVPHQRLTMSRALLASARHKVLAISGQSKLTTLNAAVAGDNVAEMPIRAFLQPTLEIYWCP
- a CDS encoding bifunctional 4-hydroxy-2-oxoglutarate aldolase/2-dehydro-3-deoxy-phosphogluconate aldolase — encoded protein: MTTLSPTVSMADKVTLIDELCAKARILPVITIAREQDILPLADALAAGGLTALEVTLRSQFGLKAIQVLCEQRPELVTGAGTVLDRQMLAAAEAAGSQFIVTPGITRDLLEASVASPIPLLPGISNASGIMEGYGLGYRRFKLFPAEVSGGVAAIKALGGPFGEVKFCPTGGVGPANIKSYMALKNVMCVGGSWMLDPEWIKNGDWARIQECTAEALALLD